One window from the genome of Oryctolagus cuniculus chromosome 1, mOryCun1.1, whole genome shotgun sequence encodes:
- the PRXL2C gene encoding peroxiredoxin-like 2C yields MAAPAPVTRQVLGGAALAPVPTGPERGQPLAAAVAELPVLDARGRLVPFGSLFRDRRAVVVFVRHFLCYVCKEYVEDLAKVPQSFLREADVTLIVIGQSSYHHIEPFCKLTGYSHEIYVDPEREIYKRLGMKRGEEIASSGRSPHIKSSLLSGSLRSLWRAVTGPLFDFQGDPAQQGGTLILGPGNNIHFMHLDRNRLDHKPINSVLQLVGVQQVNFTNRPSVMHV; encoded by the exons atggccgcccccgccccggtcACGCGGCAGGTCCTCGGCggcgcagccctggccccggTCCCGACCGGTCCCGAGCGCGGGCAGCCTCTGGCGGCCGCCGTGGCGGAGCTGCCAGTGCTGGACGCGCGCGGGAGGCTGGTGCCGTTCGGCTCCCTGTTCCGGGACCGGCGGGCCGTGGTGGTCTTCGTGCGG CATTTCCTGTGCTACGTCTGCAAGGAATACGTCGAGGATCTGGCCAAAGTCCCCCAGAGTTTCTTACGG GAAGCAGATGTCACCCTTATAGTGATTGGACAGTCATCCTACCATCATATTGAG CCTTTCTGCAAACTGACTGGGTATTCTCATGAAATCTATGTTGATCCTGAGAGAGAGATTTATAAAAGACTGGGGATGAAAAGAGGTGAAGAAATTGCCTCCTCAG GACGGAGCCCCCACATAAAGTCCAGTCTCCTCTCGGGAAGCCTCCGGAGCCTGTGGCGGGCAGTGACCGGGCCTCTGTTTGATTTTCAAGGCGACCCAGCTCAGCAAGGCGGGACCCTCATTTTAGGTCCAG GTAACAACATCCATTTCATGCACCTGGATAGAAACAGGCTGGATCACAAGCCCATAAACTCTGTTCTGCAACTGGTGGGAGTGCAGCAAGTGAACTTCACAAACAGACCTTCAGTCATGCATGTGTGA